The genome window ACGATGCTTCGAGCAGCAGCGAAAAACTTTGAGGATATGATTGTTGTCGTTGATCCAACTGATTATGCCAGCGTCCTGGAAGGGTTACGTGAAGAAACCTTTGATTTTGAAAAACGTAAACAGCTTGCAGGAAAGGTATTCCGTCATACAGCATACTATGATGCCATGATTGCACAGTATTTCATGACTGAAACGAATGAGGAATTCCCGGAAACCTATACCGTTACATATGAAAAGGTACAAGATTTACGCTATGGAGAAAACCCGCATCAGCAAGCAGCATTTTATAAAAATCCAATCGTTAAAACGATGAGTTTAGCAACAGCGAAACAGCTACATGGTAAGGAATTATCGTATAACAACATTCAGGATGCAAATGCAGCCGTAGAAATTTTATTGGAATACGACAACCCAGCTGCAGTTGCAGTTAAGCATATGAACCCATGTGGAATCGGTGTTGCAGAAACAATCAATCAGGCCTTTCAAAAAGCATACGAAGCGGACTCTATGTCAATCTTCGGTGGAATTGTTGCCCTGAATCGTGAGGTTGATGCAGCAACAGCTGAGAAGCTAAGTGAAATTTTCTTAGAAATCGTGATTGCACCAAGCTTTGCAGATGAAGCATTTGCGATTCTTTCAAAGAAGAAAAATATCCGTTTACTTGAATTGGAAATGAACGAAGAAAAGGCAGCGAATCATAAGCTTACAACTGTTGATGGTGGTGTATTGATTCAAAGTCGTGATAATGGAAAAGTAGCGGCAGCTGATTTAAAGGTTGCGACGAAACGGGAACCAACTGAACAAGAAATAGCAGATTTATTGTTCGCATGGAAAGCAGTGAAGCATGTGAAGTCTAATGCAATTGTGCTTGCTAAGGATAACCAAACAATTGGTGTTGGTGCAGGGCAAATGAATCGTGTCGGCTCAGCAATGATTGCGATTGAACAAGCAGGCGATAAGGCAAAAGGATCTGTCATGGCATCTGATGCATACTTCCCAATGCCGGATACAGTGGAAAATGCAATCAAAGCTGGTGTAACAGCAATTATCCAACCAGGTGGATCGATTCGCGATCAGGACTCAATCGATGTTTGTAATGAACATGGGATTACAATGGTTTATACAGGAATGCGTCATTTCAAACATTAGAAAACTGGGGCTTGTCCCTAGTTTTCTTAACAATTAATCCAGTTAAAGGAGGCATTCTTGATGAATGTATTAGTAGTCGGACGTGGAGGGCGTGAGCATAGCATTGTCATGAAACTTGCTGAAAGTGAGCGAATTGAAAATCTATATGCAGCACCAGGAAATGGTGGTATGAGTGCTCAGGCAAAAATGATTGCCATTGATGAGATGGACATCGAGGGTTTGGTTAGATTTGCTAAGGAAGCAGCAATTGATCTTACAATTATTGGGCCAGAAGCTCCACTTAATGCAGGTATTGCTAATCGTTTTCATGAAGCTGGATTAGCAGTTTTTGCCCCAACAAAGGAAGCTGCATTATTAGAAGGAAGCAAACGCTTTGCTAAAGAGATTATGGAGAAATATGAGATTCCTACAGCAGCCTATGAGACTTTTACTGACGTGGAAGAAGCAAAAGTATATATTGAAGAAAAAGGTGCACCAATTGTAATTAAGGCAGACGGGCTTGCAGCAGGAAAAGGAGTTGTCGTAGCTGAAACGAAAGAGGATGCTTTTCAGGCAGTTGATGACATGCTCGTGTCAAAAGCCTTTGATAGTGCAGGTGCAACAATTGTAATTGAGGAGTTCTTAGATGGTAAAGAATTTTCGTTAATGGCTTTTGTTCATGAAAACAAGGTGTACCCTATGGTAACAGCAAGAGACCATAAACGTGCATTTGATAATGATGCTGGCCCGAATACAGGCGGGATGGGAGCATTTGCACCAGTCCCAGATGTAACGGCAGCACATTTAAGTTTTGCAATGGAAAATATTTTACAAAAAACTGTTAATGGAATGATTGAGGAGGGACGTCCCTTCACTGGAATCCTTTACGCAGGGCTAATCATGACCGAGGGTGGTCCAAAGGTGATTGAATTTAATACGAGATTCGGTGACCCAGAAACACAGGTAGTACTTCCATTATTAAAAAATGATTTGCTCCAAGTTTTCCTGGATGTATTAGCAGGCAAAGATCCTCAATTAACGTGGGAGGACCAAACTTGTGTTGGGGTTGTCTTAGCATCAAATGGGTATCCAGGTGCATATAATAAAGCAAGATTAATCCCTTCATTTAATACTCCGGATAACGAATTCATTGTGCATGCAGGTACAATACGCGATGGAGAAGCACTTGTTTCGGATGGCGGTCGTGTCCTCTTAGCAGGTGCAAAGGATACAACGCTAGCAGGCGCATCAAGTGCTGTTTACAATGTGCTAGAATCGGCAAGTGACATGAGTGACTTCTTTTACCGAAAAGATATTGGCAAAGCGTAAGAAAACGACTTATAAGGGCGATCGAATTTCCCTTATAAGTTGTTTTTTTATAAAGCGCATAGCTTATTTGTTTGCTGCAATTTAGAGAAACTGCGGTCTAGTTGCGATGTGAATTTCGGGATAAGACAGTTGCGCAACTTAGGGCGAAAAAGGCTTCGGTAGAGTTAACAGTTACGTTAGAAAACCTACCTTTATTTTTGAGAAGTACTCTGCCCATTGCGAAGATGAATAGAGATTTTAGAGCGATCGTAATTCCTATATCGATGGATTTTTACCATTCCCAGCGGAGTGTATTTTCGGAGCGACTGGCCCAGTAGCATTTGATATCTTAAGTTCACAATTTACATCATCTGCTAACTAATACCCATCTCAAGCTAAATAAAGTGCTGCTTTATGTTGAAAAAACGTTATTATTTCTACATTAACTTTACAACACTAAAGTGGAGAATTATGATAAGATTAATCTATATTATTATATTGGAGAGTTGATTGTATGTCAGCAAATGAATATAATTGGAGAAATCGAGAGCTTCGGCATCATGTGAAAGTAGTAGACGGAATCGAGGAGCCTACCCTTATTTTAAAAAATGGCACATACTTAAATATGTTTACAAAACAATGGTTAAAAGCAAATATCTGGATTTATAATGATCGCATTGTTTATGTTGGTGACGTACTTCCACAGAAAATAGAAACAGCTGAAGTCGTTGATTGTAATGGGAAGTTTCTTGTTCCGGGCTATATTGAGCCACATTCCCATCCATTTCAGTTAAGCAATCCAGAGCAATTAGCAAGTCACGCTGCTAAATTTGGAACAACAACATTGATTAATG of Oceanobacillus zhaokaii contains these proteins:
- the purD gene encoding phosphoribosylamine--glycine ligase, with the protein product MNVLVVGRGGREHSIVMKLAESERIENLYAAPGNGGMSAQAKMIAIDEMDIEGLVRFAKEAAIDLTIIGPEAPLNAGIANRFHEAGLAVFAPTKEAALLEGSKRFAKEIMEKYEIPTAAYETFTDVEEAKVYIEEKGAPIVIKADGLAAGKGVVVAETKEDAFQAVDDMLVSKAFDSAGATIVIEEFLDGKEFSLMAFVHENKVYPMVTARDHKRAFDNDAGPNTGGMGAFAPVPDVTAAHLSFAMENILQKTVNGMIEEGRPFTGILYAGLIMTEGGPKVIEFNTRFGDPETQVVLPLLKNDLLQVFLDVLAGKDPQLTWEDQTCVGVVLASNGYPGAYNKARLIPSFNTPDNEFIVHAGTIRDGEALVSDGGRVLLAGAKDTTLAGASSAVYNVLESASDMSDFFYRKDIGKA
- the purH gene encoding bifunctional phosphoribosylaminoimidazolecarboxamide formyltransferase/IMP cyclohydrolase, with protein sequence MKKRALISVSNKDNLQEFAIGLDKLGYEIISTGGGTFQTIKDAGIEPILVEDITGFPEIMDGRVKTLHPLVHGGILAKRANEEHIKQMEENNIEPIDIIVVNLYPFKETLEKAGVSKEEIIENIDIGGPTMLRAAAKNFEDMIVVVDPTDYASVLEGLREETFDFEKRKQLAGKVFRHTAYYDAMIAQYFMTETNEEFPETYTVTYEKVQDLRYGENPHQQAAFYKNPIVKTMSLATAKQLHGKELSYNNIQDANAAVEILLEYDNPAAVAVKHMNPCGIGVAETINQAFQKAYEADSMSIFGGIVALNREVDAATAEKLSEIFLEIVIAPSFADEAFAILSKKKNIRLLELEMNEEKAANHKLTTVDGGVLIQSRDNGKVAAADLKVATKREPTEQEIADLLFAWKAVKHVKSNAIVLAKDNQTIGVGAGQMNRVGSAMIAIEQAGDKAKGSVMASDAYFPMPDTVENAIKAGVTAIIQPGGSIRDQDSIDVCNEHGITMVYTGMRHFKH